CGATGTGTCCGCCGGTGCGCGAACAGCTGTCGATCAGCGCGGCGCGGATTTCCGCCGCCAGGGTGCGCAGCTGGTCGCGCGTCAGCGTCTTGAGATCCGCGGGTGTATCGATGCGATCGAGAATGGACATGCCTGAATTGTCAGAGATTGCGAGAGACTACGAGGTACGCAACACGACGAATCGCGCCAGGCGCTCGAGCGACGGCGTCAGCAGGTCCCGCTCGCGCAGCGCATCGCACGCCTGGCGCGTGAGCGCGTCCGCCCGCGCGACCGCGCCCGGGATGCCGAGCAGCGCCGGATACGTGCTCTTGCCCAACGCTGCGTCGCGGCCGGCCGTCTTGCCTAACTGGGCGGTGGTGGCGGTCACGTCCAACACGTCGTCGGCGATCTGGAACGCCAGACCCACTGCGCGCCCGTAGCGGTCCAGCGCCTCGGCCCGCTCACGCGTCGCGCGCGCCGCGATCCCGCCGATGCGTACCGACGCCGCAATGAGCGCTCCCGTCTTCGCGCCGTGCACCCGCTCGAGGTCGGCGAGCGACAACGTGTGTCCCTCGCCTGCCAGATCGAGGAGTTGTCCACCCACCATGCCGCCCGCACCGGATGCACGCATCAGTTCTCGAACAATGGCGCCGCGGGCGCCCAGCGGCAACCCGAGCGCGGCCGCAGCATCGCACGCGGCGCGCGCGGCGAGTGGCACCATCGCGATGCCGGCCGTGGCGGCGACCACCGCGCCGTGCACCTTGTGCGTGGTCGGGCGCCCGCGCCGCACGTCGTCGTCGTCCATGCACGGGAGGTCGTCGTGGACCAGCGAGTACGCGTGGACGATCTCGACGGCCGCCGCGAGCGCGCTCGCGTCGTCGGCGCCGCCGGATGCGCGATACGCCGCGAGCAGCAGCAGCGCGCGCAGCCGCTTCCCCTCGCCCAGCATGCTGTAGCGGATGGCCGCCGCCACAGCGTTAGGCACACCGTCGAGCTGGCGCTCGCACAGCTCGTGGAGCGCCGCGTCCACCGCGGCCCGGTCGGTCGCGAACTGCCCGGCGACCGCGTCAGCCGTCGAACTCGCCAAGCTCGAACGTGCCATCGGCGCGCTCGATGAGCACGCGGACCTGGGCCTCGGCGCGCTCGAGCGCCTTGGACGCCGAGCGCAATCGCTCGACGCCTTCCTCGAACAGGGCGAGCGCACGATCGAGCGCCACATCCTCGCGGCCAAGCTCGGCGACGATCGCCTCGATGCGGGCGAGATCTTCCTCGTACGACACGGTCAGCGCTCCGGCGGCGGCGGCGCGGCGTCGACCGTCGTTCGCTCGGTACGCGCATCGACCCGCCCGTCGCGCAGGCGAAGTCGAAACGCGCGCCCGCGCTCGAAGTGCGCCGCGTTGGTCAGCGCATGACCGCTCTCGTCGGTCGCCAGCGCGTAGCCCCTGCCTAACGTAGCCAGAGGGCTCAACGCATCGAGGCGGCCGGCCGCGACCTCGAGCCGGGCACGACGCCGCACAGTCAGGCGGTCAAGCGCGCCGCGCATGTCGCGCGCCGTCTCGGCGAAGTGCCGGCGCGCGCGCACGGCACGCCGCTCGAGCGACACGCGCAGCTCCGCGGTTCGCCTGGCGACGAGCGCCCGGACGTCGGCCAGTACCGGCACCGCCGCTTCAGCGGCCGCCGACGGCGTCGCCGCGCGCAGGTCGGCGACGAGGTCGCAGAGCGAGGTGTCGATCTCGTGACCGACGGCCGAAATGGTCGGTATCGGGCAGGCCGCGAGGGTGCGCGCCACGCGTTCGTCGTTGAACGCCCACAGATCCTCGCGCGAGCCCCCGCCGCGG
This DNA window, taken from Gemmatimonadaceae bacterium, encodes the following:
- the xseB gene encoding exodeoxyribonuclease VII small subunit, with translation MSYEEDLARIEAIVAELGREDVALDRALALFEEGVERLRSASKALERAEAQVRVLIERADGTFELGEFDG
- a CDS encoding farnesyl diphosphate synthase, with translation MARSSLASSTADAVAGQFATDRAAVDAALHELCERQLDGVPNAVAAAIRYSMLGEGKRLRALLLLAAYRASGGADDASALAAAVEIVHAYSLVHDDLPCMDDDDVRRGRPTTHKVHGAVVAATAGIAMVPLAARAACDAAAALGLPLGARGAIVRELMRASGAGGMVGGQLLDLAGEGHTLSLADLERVHGAKTGALIAASVRIGGIAARATRERAEALDRYGRAVGLAFQIADDVLDVTATTAQLGKTAGRDAALGKSTYPALLGIPGAVARADALTRQACDALRERDLLTPSLERLARFVVLRTS